One region of Mucilaginibacter gotjawali genomic DNA includes:
- a CDS encoding SRPBCC family protein — protein MNDRSYTATIEVARAPQDVFNCINAVPKWFKDKGFEGSSTKLNDEFIFCYGDGDHAHYSKQKLVEFIPGKKVVWLITDSKINWIEKNKEEWNNTKVVFELSTKGDKTILHFTHEGLVPELNCYSNTVLGWNMIIKDWLFNFITNGKSI, from the coding sequence CCGCAGGATGTTTTCAATTGCATCAATGCTGTACCCAAATGGTTTAAGGACAAAGGATTTGAAGGCAGCAGCACCAAACTAAATGATGAATTTATTTTTTGCTATGGAGATGGCGATCATGCCCATTATTCAAAACAGAAGCTGGTGGAATTTATTCCAGGTAAAAAAGTAGTGTGGCTAATTACCGATAGTAAGATCAATTGGATCGAAAAGAATAAGGAAGAATGGAATAACACAAAGGTCGTCTTTGAATTAAGCACCAAAGGCGACAAAACCATCCTGCATTTTACCCACGAAGGACTTGTACCTGAACTGAATTGCTATTCCAACACCGTGCTGGGCTGGAATATGATCATTAAAGATTGGCTATTTAACTTTATTACTAACGGTAAATCGATATAA
- a CDS encoding BamA/TamA family outer membrane protein encodes MNLFFKITLLIFGSLFTLNALAQENNPVPLKTIPVKNKKGDSTIYKRDSVISNKKGVRQLDLTDALELLFNVVPEKKPDTVTTKPSLTIVPAIGYTLVTRLAFVLSGNMAFRTGPHSRISTITASTAITENKQFTFPVQSNIWSKDNNYNFVGDYRYYKYPQSTFGLGSSSDIKNEDPMDYSYYQFYQTVLRHITGNIYLGAGYILDDHWDVSDKGNLDGTVSDYSRYGKTSHDIASGFTLNALVDARDNAINPSRGGYVSVQYRDNLSFLGSSTPWSSLIIDVRKYFNFPEGSDNVLAFWNYDWLILNGRPSYLELPSTQWDISCVTGRGYIQGRFRGAQMVYGEAEYRFKITANGLLGGVFFLNGQSFSAAPGTRLQGIQPGYGPGLRLKLNTISKTNICVDYGLGREGSRGVFIAVGEVF; translated from the coding sequence ATGAACTTGTTTTTTAAAATTACCCTGCTAATATTTGGATCATTATTTACTTTAAATGCTCTTGCACAGGAGAATAATCCGGTGCCGCTAAAAACTATCCCTGTAAAAAATAAAAAAGGCGATAGTACTATTTATAAAAGAGATTCGGTAATAAGCAATAAAAAAGGCGTAAGGCAGCTGGACCTTACAGATGCTCTTGAATTGCTGTTTAATGTTGTCCCGGAAAAAAAACCTGATACAGTTACTACAAAGCCATCTTTAACTATTGTGCCTGCTATTGGTTATACGCTGGTTACGCGGCTGGCCTTTGTATTGTCGGGTAATATGGCTTTCCGCACCGGGCCCCACTCACGTATATCTACCATTACGGCAAGTACTGCCATTACCGAAAATAAACAGTTTACCTTCCCGGTACAAAGCAATATCTGGAGTAAGGATAATAACTACAATTTTGTAGGCGATTACAGGTATTACAAATATCCACAAAGTACTTTTGGCCTTGGCAGCAGTTCGGATATTAAAAATGAAGATCCTATGGATTATTCGTATTACCAGTTTTATCAAACAGTTTTACGCCATATTACCGGGAATATATATTTAGGGGCGGGTTATATTTTGGATGATCACTGGGATGTATCCGACAAAGGCAACCTGGATGGAACAGTTTCTGATTATTCGCGATATGGCAAAACGTCTCACGATATTGCCTCGGGGTTCACCCTTAATGCTTTGGTTGACGCACGCGATAATGCTATTAATCCGTCCAGGGGCGGCTATGTGTCTGTGCAATACCGGGATAATTTATCATTTTTAGGAAGCAGCACTCCCTGGAGTTCTTTGATTATTGACGTTAGAAAATATTTCAACTTTCCTGAAGGATCAGATAATGTGCTTGCATTTTGGAACTATGATTGGCTGATCCTAAATGGCAGGCCATCGTACCTTGAACTACCGAGCACCCAGTGGGATATTTCATGCGTTACCGGCAGGGGTTACATACAGGGCCGTTTTCGCGGTGCACAAATGGTTTATGGCGAGGCTGAATACCGTTTCAAAATTACGGCTAACGGCTTGCTGGGTGGCGTGTTTTTTTTGAACGGGCAATCATTTTCTGCTGCCCCGGGCACCAGGCTGCAAGGCATTCAGCCCGGATACGGTCCCGGCCTCCGCTTAAAATTAAATACCATCTCAAAAACCAATATCTGTGTTGATTACGGCTTAGGCCGCGAAGGCTCACGAGGCGTATTTATTGCCGTTGGGGAGGTGTTTTAA
- a CDS encoding MFS transporter produces the protein MESTINQEPKQAVQRTIFGVLIAISMGHFINDLLQSIIPSVYPLLKKNFHLNYTQIGLITFTFQITASLLQPIVGTVTDRKSRPYSLVAGMILTLTGVVILSLAPNFIALLCAVAVMGIGSSIFHPESSRLARVASGGKKGLAQSIFQLGGNAGSAIGPLLVALIVVTRGQHYILWFTLVALLGIILLSKVGQWYQGHLNMRAANPLHKEEVHSHLSKAKVTISLIVLLLLIFSKFFYLASMTNYFTFFLIGKFHISMQQSQLYLFVFLASVAAGTLIGGFLGDKFGRKYVIWFSILGVAPFSLMLPYADLQWTIVLAVLIGVILSSAFSAIVVYGQELLPGKVGMVSGLFFGLAFGMGGLGSAFLGWLADHTSISYVFSVCAFLPLIGIITGLLPDIEGRKKK, from the coding sequence ATGGAATCAACAATTAACCAGGAACCCAAACAAGCAGTTCAACGAACAATTTTCGGCGTTTTAATTGCGATCAGTATGGGGCATTTTATTAACGATTTGCTGCAATCTATCATCCCATCGGTTTACCCTTTGTTAAAGAAAAACTTCCATCTAAATTATACGCAAATCGGCCTCATTACTTTTACTTTCCAGATCACGGCTTCCCTGTTACAACCTATTGTAGGTACGGTGACAGACCGCAAATCGCGCCCCTATTCATTGGTAGCCGGCATGATCCTTACCTTAACAGGTGTAGTTATTCTATCTCTTGCCCCTAATTTTATAGCCCTGCTGTGCGCGGTTGCCGTAATGGGCATCGGCTCATCCATCTTTCACCCTGAGTCATCAAGATTGGCGCGGGTAGCTTCGGGAGGTAAAAAGGGACTCGCTCAATCTATTTTTCAACTGGGTGGCAATGCCGGCAGCGCAATAGGGCCGCTGCTGGTAGCACTTATCGTGGTAACACGCGGGCAACATTATATTTTGTGGTTTACATTAGTGGCGCTGCTGGGCATTATCCTTTTATCAAAAGTTGGCCAGTGGTACCAGGGGCATTTAAATATGCGTGCGGCCAACCCTCTGCATAAAGAAGAAGTTCATTCTCATTTATCAAAAGCTAAGGTTACCATATCGTTAATAGTTTTGCTGCTGCTCATCTTCTCCAAGTTTTTTTACCTGGCCAGTATGACCAATTATTTTACTTTTTTCCTCATCGGTAAGTTTCATATATCCATGCAGCAATCCCAGCTATACCTGTTTGTGTTTCTCGCCTCTGTAGCGGCTGGCACCCTTATAGGCGGCTTTTTAGGCGATAAATTTGGCCGTAAGTATGTCATATGGTTCTCCATATTGGGCGTGGCGCCTTTTTCGCTTATGCTGCCTTATGCCGACCTGCAATGGACCATCGTTTTAGCTGTACTCATTGGCGTCATCCTCTCCTCGGCATTTTCGGCGATAGTTGTTTACGGGCAGGAATTACTTCCCGGCAAGGTGGGCATGGTATCCGGCCTGTTCTTCGGGTTGGCTTTTGGAATGGGTGGACTGGGCTCGGCCTTCCTCGGATGGCTGGCCGATCATACCAGCATCAGCTATGTTTTTTCGGTGTGCGCATTCCTTCCGCTTATTGGCATCATCACCGGGCTGTTACCCGACATCGAAGGCCGGAAAAAGAAATAA